In Actinomycetota bacterium, the following proteins share a genomic window:
- the pstB gene encoding phosphate ABC transporter ATP-binding protein PstB translates to MATVKVQSARQSNTVAGAVVLQTHDLTVSYGTARAVQDVSIDIQSARITAIIGPSGCGKSTLLRCFNRMNDLIPSAKVQGSVTYHGWNLYEPGVDPVEVRRRIGMVFQKPNPFPKSIHENIAFGLRVHGITGDLDDRVETALRRVALWDEVKQNLRKSALALSGGQQQRLCIARAIAVEPDVILMDEPCSALDPIATARIEDLMRELQSDYSIVIVTHNMQQAARVSDMTAFLTAEVDEERGTRTGVLVEYDRTEKIFTNPGDPRTEAYITGRFG, encoded by the coding sequence ATGGCAACTGTGAAGGTCCAAAGCGCGCGCCAAAGCAACACGGTCGCCGGAGCCGTCGTGCTGCAGACGCACGATCTGACGGTGTCCTACGGCACCGCGCGCGCGGTCCAGGATGTCTCCATCGACATTCAATCCGCGCGAATCACCGCGATCATCGGGCCGAGCGGTTGCGGCAAGAGCACTTTGCTGAGGTGCTTCAACCGCATGAACGATCTGATCCCGTCGGCCAAGGTGCAAGGGTCGGTCACCTACCACGGTTGGAACCTGTATGAACCCGGGGTCGATCCCGTCGAAGTGCGCCGTCGCATTGGGATGGTGTTTCAGAAGCCGAACCCGTTCCCGAAGTCGATTCACGAGAACATCGCGTTCGGACTGCGGGTGCACGGCATCACCGGTGACCTGGACGACCGCGTCGAGACGGCGTTGCGGAGAGTGGCGCTTTGGGACGAGGTCAAGCAGAACTTGCGCAAGAGCGCGCTTGCGCTCTCGGGCGGGCAGCAGCAGCGGCTGTGCATCGCGCGCGCCATCGCAGTTGAGCCCGACGTGATCTTGATGGACGAGCCGTGCTCGGCGCTCGACCCCATCGCCACCGCGCGCATCGAGGATCTCATGCGTGAGTTGCAGAGCGACTACTCAATCGTCATCGTTACTCACAACATGCAGCAAGCGGCGCGCGTGAGCGACATGACTGCGTTTCTGACCGCCGAAGTCGACGAGGAACGCGGCACGCGCACGGGAGTTCTGGTGGAATACGACCGCACCGAGAAGATCTTCACGAACCCGGGCGATCCCCGGACCGAGGCGTACATCACCGGGAGGTTCGGATGA
- a CDS encoding DUF86 domain-containing protein yields the protein MIREIRDYLNDLVEAAERAIEFTEAMTYKGFSKDEKTVYAVVRAIEVMGEAVKNIPGEVRDAYPAIPWREMAGMRDKLIHEYFGVDRSIVWQTVREDIPQLLPLLRVLRSNETPG from the coding sequence CCGCGAGATCCGCGACTACCTGAACGACCTGGTCGAGGCAGCCGAGCGGGCCATCGAGTTCACCGAAGCGATGACTTACAAGGGTTTCTCGAAAGACGAGAAGACCGTCTACGCGGTCGTCCGCGCAATCGAGGTCATGGGCGAAGCGGTCAAGAACATCCCGGGCGAGGTGCGAGATGCGTATCCTGCGATCCCGTGGCGTGAGATGGCCGGCATGCGGGACAAGCTCATCCATGAGTATTTCGGCGTCGATCGATCCATCGTGTGGCAGACAGTCCGAGAGGATATCCCGCAGCTCCTTCCCCTGCTGCGCGTGCTTCGAAGCAACGAAACCCCCGGGTAG
- a CDS encoding type II toxin-antitoxin system VapB family antitoxin — MATNLALDDELLTEALRVGGHRTKKATVTEALQEYIARRKQQQVVEVFGKIDVDPTYDYKAQRRRA; from the coding sequence ATGGCCACCAACCTCGCACTCGACGACGAGCTGTTGACTGAGGCCCTGCGCGTGGGCGGGCACAGGACGAAGAAGGCGACTGTGACCGAGGCACTGCAGGAGTACATCGCACGGCGCAAGCAGCAGCAGGTCGTGGAAGTGTTCGGCAAGATCGACGTCGATCCCACGTACGACTACAAGGCGCAACGCCGGCGGGCGTGA
- a CDS encoding response regulator transcription factor → MAKVLVVEDDPTMAEMVAYNLRRQGLEVETTADGLDGLRRARATEVALLILDLMLPSMDGLTVAEELRRARPEVPILMLTARAEESTKLAGFAAGIDDYLTKPFSMEELVARVKALLRRARAESVRGEVPAEMVFGDMRLVPADLQCSVAGVEVELRPKEFALLATLAAEPGRLLTRQDLARRVWEYDYLGSTRTIDTHVKNVRRKVEEHSGYTYIDTVRGAGYRFRVRPKGAS, encoded by the coding sequence GTGGCAAAGGTGCTGGTAGTCGAAGACGACCCGACGATGGCCGAAATGGTCGCGTACAACTTGCGCCGCCAAGGCTTGGAAGTAGAGACCACCGCGGACGGACTCGACGGGCTACGCCGGGCGCGCGCCACCGAGGTCGCCCTGCTCATCCTGGATCTCATGCTCCCGTCCATGGACGGACTAACCGTGGCCGAGGAACTGCGGCGCGCGCGCCCCGAGGTCCCCATCTTGATGCTCACGGCGCGCGCCGAGGAATCGACGAAGTTGGCCGGCTTCGCCGCCGGGATCGACGACTACCTCACCAAGCCTTTCTCGATGGAGGAGTTGGTGGCGCGCGTCAAGGCGTTGTTGCGGCGCGCGCGCGCCGAATCGGTTCGCGGGGAAGTTCCTGCCGAAATGGTGTTCGGAGACATGCGGCTCGTCCCGGCCGACCTGCAATGCTCGGTCGCCGGCGTCGAGGTCGAGTTGCGGCCGAAGGAGTTCGCTTTGCTCGCAACACTGGCCGCGGAGCCGGGTCGCTTGCTCACCCGCCAAGATCTCGCGCGGCGCGTTTGGGAGTACGACTACCTCGGCTCGACACGCACGATCGACACACACGTGAAGAACGTGCGGCGCAAAGTCGAAGAGCACTCCGGCTACACCTACATCGACACAGTGCGCGGCGCGGGCTACCGCTTCCGCGTTCGCCCGAAGGGTGCCTCCTGA
- a CDS encoding PstS family phosphate ABC transporter substrate-binding protein, with product MKDLVRRLLLLRRIAFVAALAVVAAGSVACGGSGSGGNGLTGTILADGSSTVFLIAEAFAEEFKREHPGVDITVGESGTGGGFKKFCNGETDISDASRPISDEEKAACKAKGIEFVDLEIARDGLSVVVNNDNTWAKCLTVSELKKIWEPNSKITNWKQIRSAFPDQKLKLYGPGTASGTFDYFTKAIVGVEKSSRTDYSASEDDNVLVTGVAGDKGSLGYFGYAYFSENRDKLNIVGVDSGSGCVTPSDATVRDGTYSPLSRPLFIYVKKSSIARPEVKAFVEFALNSVNGLLPDIGYTALSEAQIVAQRAKFEKAA from the coding sequence ATGAAAGATCTCGTAAGGAGACTGCTCTTGTTGCGACGGATTGCTTTTGTGGCGGCTTTGGCTGTGGTGGCCGCGGGGTCGGTGGCCTGCGGCGGATCAGGAAGCGGAGGCAACGGCCTGACCGGAACGATTCTGGCAGACGGATCCTCCACAGTCTTTCTGATCGCCGAGGCGTTCGCGGAGGAGTTCAAGCGTGAGCACCCCGGCGTGGACATCACCGTCGGTGAGTCGGGCACGGGCGGCGGCTTCAAGAAGTTCTGCAACGGTGAGACCGACATCTCGGACGCCTCGCGCCCTATCTCGGATGAGGAGAAGGCCGCGTGCAAGGCCAAGGGCATCGAGTTCGTGGATCTTGAGATTGCGCGCGACGGCCTGTCGGTAGTCGTGAACAATGACAACACGTGGGCAAAGTGTCTGACGGTGAGCGAACTGAAGAAGATCTGGGAGCCGAACTCGAAGATCACGAACTGGAAACAGATTCGCTCCGCCTTCCCCGATCAAAAGCTGAAGCTCTATGGGCCAGGGACCGCCTCGGGCACCTTCGACTACTTCACCAAAGCGATCGTCGGGGTGGAGAAGTCTTCGCGCACGGACTACTCGGCCTCCGAGGACGACAACGTCTTGGTGACGGGGGTTGCCGGCGACAAGGGCAGCCTCGGCTACTTCGGCTACGCGTACTTCTCGGAGAACCGCGACAAGTTGAACATCGTCGGCGTGGATTCGGGGTCGGGTTGTGTGACGCCGAGTGATGCGACCGTGCGTGACGGCACCTACTCGCCGCTGTCGCGCCCGCTGTTCATCTACGTCAAGAAGTCTTCCATCGCGCGACCAGAGGTGAAGGCGTTCGTGGAGTTCGCGCTGAACTCGGTGAACGGCTTGCTGCCCGATATCGGCTACACGGCCCTTTCCGAAGCGCAGATCGTGGCGCAGCGCGCCAAGTTCGAGAAGGCGGCCTAG
- a CDS encoding HAD-IA family hydrolase produces the protein MRAVLLDVDGVLLNSAEAFRTVWQTWATRHALDFDPVWAATHGRRPIDTIEEVAGHLNSGEEYAQLQMLVDDPGLRFPPMEGAEELLAALPRDRWALVTSSHAGKVRARFARVGLPVPKVVVDGTSVTRGKPAPDCYLLAAELLGTDPAACLVVEDAPAGVEAALAAGARVVGITATHPASALSNAHTLVGCLQEVRPLVEHWLTDQA, from the coding sequence ATGCGAGCGGTACTGCTGGACGTGGATGGGGTGTTACTGAACTCCGCCGAAGCGTTTCGCACCGTCTGGCAGACCTGGGCGACGCGACATGCCCTTGATTTCGATCCGGTCTGGGCGGCCACTCACGGCCGGCGACCGATCGACACAATCGAAGAGGTCGCCGGCCACCTGAATAGCGGAGAAGAGTACGCGCAACTCCAGATGCTCGTGGACGACCCCGGGCTCAGATTCCCGCCCATGGAAGGAGCAGAAGAACTTCTTGCGGCCTTGCCCCGCGACCGGTGGGCCCTCGTAACCTCCAGCCATGCGGGAAAGGTGCGCGCGCGCTTCGCAAGGGTGGGACTTCCGGTTCCAAAGGTGGTGGTGGACGGGACCAGCGTGACGCGAGGAAAGCCTGCTCCCGACTGCTACCTACTCGCCGCCGAACTCCTCGGAACCGACCCGGCGGCGTGCCTGGTTGTCGAAGACGCACCGGCCGGCGTGGAAGCCGCGCTTGCGGCGGGCGCTCGCGTCGTCGGGATCACTGCGACGCATCCGGCGAGCGCACTGAGCAACGCCCACACGCTCGTGGGTTGCCTGCAAGAGGTTCGGCCGTTGGTAGAACACTGGCTGACAGACCAGGCTTAG
- the pstA gene encoding phosphate ABC transporter permease PstA: protein MKPEAGLSAGPDAARRARRERTFRAFMLASLGLALLTLGALLVTVGIDGIPRLSWEFLTGLPSRFARRAGAAPAILGSLWIIAVCAVFAVPVGIGAALYLEEFADRESRINRLVEVNIANLAGVPSIIYGLLGLAIFVRALGMGRSVLAGGLTLGLLVLPVIVIASREAIRAVPTSIREAALALGATKWQTVSRHVLPVALPGVMTGIILAVSRALGEAAPLVTMGALTYVSFRPNSLFSRFTALPIQIFNWTSRPQADFRLTAAAGIVVLLAVLLGMNAIAIAIRNRAQRK, encoded by the coding sequence ATGAAGCCCGAGGCCGGGCTGTCGGCCGGACCCGACGCCGCGCGCCGCGCGCGCCGCGAGCGAACTTTCCGCGCATTCATGCTCGCTTCGCTGGGACTCGCGCTTTTGACTCTGGGCGCTCTGCTGGTGACCGTAGGGATCGACGGCATTCCCCGCCTGTCGTGGGAGTTCCTCACCGGCTTGCCGTCGCGGTTCGCGAGGCGGGCGGGTGCCGCTCCGGCAATCCTCGGGAGCCTTTGGATCATTGCGGTCTGCGCGGTGTTCGCGGTTCCGGTGGGAATCGGCGCGGCGCTGTACTTGGAGGAGTTCGCGGATCGCGAGAGTCGCATCAACCGCCTCGTTGAGGTGAACATCGCGAACCTCGCGGGAGTTCCTTCGATCATCTATGGGTTGCTCGGCTTGGCGATCTTCGTGCGCGCGCTCGGGATGGGCCGTTCGGTGCTTGCCGGCGGACTGACGCTCGGGCTGCTGGTCTTGCCGGTCATCGTTATCGCTTCGCGCGAAGCGATTCGCGCGGTTCCCACGTCGATTCGCGAAGCGGCGCTGGCGCTCGGAGCGACGAAATGGCAGACGGTCTCCAGGCACGTTCTGCCCGTTGCATTGCCCGGCGTCATGACCGGGATCATCCTCGCAGTTTCGCGCGCGCTCGGCGAAGCGGCTCCGCTGGTCACGATGGGCGCGCTGACGTACGTATCGTTCAGACCCAATTCGTTGTTCTCGCGATTCACGGCGCTACCGATCCAGATCTTCAACTGGACGTCGCGGCCGCAGGCGGATTTCCGTCTAACCGCCGCCGCCGGCATCGTGGTCTTGCTCGCAGTGTTGCTCGGCATGAACGCGATCGCGATTGCGATCCGAAACCGAGCCCAGAGGAAGTGA
- the pstC gene encoding phosphate ABC transporter permease subunit PstC yields MWALRACAAVTVATTAGIIASLAGETVAFFREVSPWKFFTGTTWAPTFEAAGDRFGALPLLTGTLMVALIGIVVAVPVGLAIAVYLSEYARPRARRVLKPILEILAGIPTVVLGFFALNFVTGVVLKAVIPGVETFNVLSAGLVVGIMLVPTVASLSEDAMRAVPQDLREAGYGIGASRREVATKVVLPAATSGITAAVILALARAIGETMIVTIAAGNQPLLSFNPLHAAQTMTAYIVAVSLGDTPAGSVVYRTIFALGSTLFVITLGLNVMTYRVARRLKERGR; encoded by the coding sequence GTGTGGGCGTTGCGCGCGTGCGCGGCCGTGACCGTTGCGACCACCGCCGGGATCATTGCCTCCCTCGCCGGCGAAACCGTCGCGTTCTTCCGCGAAGTGTCACCGTGGAAGTTCTTCACCGGCACAACGTGGGCGCCGACATTCGAGGCCGCCGGCGATCGATTCGGTGCGCTACCCCTTCTCACCGGAACCTTGATGGTCGCGCTGATTGGGATCGTGGTAGCCGTTCCGGTCGGCCTCGCGATCGCCGTCTATTTGAGCGAGTACGCGCGCCCGCGCGCGCGCCGCGTCCTCAAGCCGATCTTGGAGATCCTCGCAGGCATCCCAACGGTCGTCCTCGGGTTCTTTGCGTTGAACTTCGTCACGGGCGTTGTGCTGAAGGCGGTCATCCCCGGCGTCGAGACGTTCAACGTGCTCTCGGCCGGATTGGTCGTGGGGATCATGCTGGTGCCGACCGTGGCGTCCTTGTCGGAAGACGCGATGCGGGCAGTGCCGCAGGACTTGCGGGAAGCCGGCTATGGGATCGGCGCCTCGCGTCGGGAGGTCGCCACCAAAGTCGTGCTTCCTGCGGCAACCTCGGGGATCACGGCCGCGGTGATTCTTGCGCTGGCGCGCGCGATCGGTGAGACGATGATCGTCACCATCGCCGCCGGGAACCAGCCACTGCTGAGCTTCAACCCGCTGCACGCCGCCCAGACGATGACCGCGTACATCGTTGCGGTCAGCCTCGGGGACACTCCGGCGGGCAGCGTCGTGTACCGCACGATCTTCGCGCTCGGGTCCACGCTGTTCGTGATCACGCTTGGGTTGAACGTCATGACGTATCGGGTTGCGCGCCGCCTGAAGGAGCGTGGGCGATGA
- the phoU gene encoding phosphate signaling complex protein PhoU, with protein sequence MTDVRHHFHEELRLTEAHVQSMGAAARDLLSKAMRALVADDAGLCDLTIAADDVVDEYYLRTEQRILNLFALQTPVASDLRLLTVLLHVNIHLERVGDMGVNIAKLAKLVTGLPRSPTVVAHLEEMGGIAIRMVEAAMDAFARRDLELAYSLPRMDEPIDRLNRGMLDEVLRGADDRRLLEWGIRMSMVSRQIERTGDHAVDIAEQVAFLATGEFREFGDASHPEIGIRGIE encoded by the coding sequence ATGACCGACGTTCGCCACCACTTCCACGAGGAACTGCGTCTCACCGAAGCACACGTGCAGTCGATGGGGGCGGCCGCGCGCGACCTGCTGAGCAAGGCGATGCGCGCGCTCGTCGCCGACGACGCCGGCCTGTGCGATCTGACGATCGCTGCCGACGATGTCGTCGACGAGTATTACCTGCGAACCGAGCAGCGCATCCTCAACCTGTTTGCCTTACAGACCCCGGTCGCCTCGGACTTGCGTCTGCTCACCGTGCTCCTTCACGTGAACATCCACCTTGAGCGAGTCGGGGACATGGGTGTCAACATCGCGAAGTTGGCCAAACTCGTCACCGGACTCCCGCGCAGCCCAACCGTCGTCGCGCACCTGGAAGAGATGGGCGGGATTGCGATCCGCATGGTCGAGGCGGCAATGGACGCATTCGCTCGGCGGGATCTGGAACTCGCCTACAGCCTTCCGCGAATGGACGAGCCCATCGACCGCTTGAACCGCGGCATGCTCGATGAAGTGCTGCGCGGCGCCGACGACCGACGGCTACTCGAGTGGGGGATTCGTATGAGCATGGTCTCCCGCCAGATCGAGCGCACCGGCGACCACGCCGTGGACATCGCCGAACAAGTCGCGTTTCTGGCGACGGGCGAATTCCGCGAGTTCGGCGACGCGTCTCACCCCGAAATCGGCATCCGCGGCATCGAGTAG
- a CDS encoding ATP-binding protein, translating into MRRTFLGRLLATHTVVAVAAVALLGVTLDRVFEQRAVNDLRARLIAEARTVEAVIARDGADQTYLPALGRASGTRFTVIRSDGSVLADSERDPASMANHSDRPEVRDAIAGRTGTAQRASSTLGRPFLYVALPARAGIIVRAALPADRVAGQRAAVRRAMIGASLAAALLAALFSMLIARTVARPLRDIAGEVTRVAHGDFTPIEPGGPAETRELVRAVNRMAADLAARIDEIGRETSLREQILSAMDEAVILSDGTEVVYANPAARSLFSMRDGGALPPGIPVPEGDEMIAREITLHHPTTREVRVTSLPLPGHRLLAVAHDVTEARRTDRVRRDFVADASHEMKTPVAAILATAETLETAITDDPEAAHRFAATLAREARRLTALVGDLLDLARLERPTEHDQDVDLSALARNAADEARARCEERGLSFEAEIAEGARARGSSDDFALMIRNLLDNAVRYTPTNGTVALHLATREDATTIEVRDTGIGIPSKDLPRIFERFYRVDAARSRETGGTGLGLSIVRHVAESHGGSVRAHSELGVGSIFIITLPRA; encoded by the coding sequence ATGCGCCGCACGTTTCTTGGACGACTGCTCGCCACGCACACCGTCGTCGCTGTCGCGGCGGTTGCGCTCTTGGGCGTGACGCTTGACCGCGTGTTCGAGCAGCGCGCGGTCAATGATCTGCGCGCGCGCCTGATCGCGGAAGCCCGCACCGTCGAAGCCGTGATCGCGCGCGACGGAGCCGACCAGACGTACCTGCCGGCGCTCGGGCGTGCGTCGGGCACGCGCTTCACCGTGATCCGCTCGGACGGATCGGTCTTGGCAGACTCCGAGCGCGACCCGGCATCGATGGCCAATCACTCCGATCGCCCCGAAGTGCGCGACGCGATCGCAGGCCGAACCGGCACCGCACAGCGTGCATCCTCGACGCTCGGCCGGCCGTTCTTGTACGTCGCCTTGCCGGCGCGCGCCGGGATCATCGTGCGCGCCGCGCTTCCCGCCGACCGCGTCGCTGGTCAGCGCGCAGCGGTGCGCCGAGCAATGATCGGCGCATCCCTCGCCGCCGCGCTACTCGCGGCCCTCTTCTCGATGCTCATCGCGCGCACAGTCGCGCGCCCGCTGCGCGACATTGCCGGCGAAGTCACTCGCGTCGCCCACGGCGACTTCACTCCAATCGAGCCCGGCGGACCCGCCGAGACGCGCGAACTTGTGCGCGCCGTCAACCGCATGGCAGCCGATCTCGCCGCACGCATCGATGAAATCGGCCGGGAGACTTCCCTTCGCGAGCAGATCCTGTCGGCAATGGATGAGGCAGTAATCCTGTCGGACGGAACCGAGGTCGTCTATGCGAACCCCGCGGCGCGGTCGCTGTTCTCGATGAGGGACGGCGGGGCCCTTCCCCCGGGGATCCCCGTGCCCGAGGGCGACGAGATGATTGCGCGCGAGATCACTCTGCACCACCCCACAACGCGAGAAGTCCGCGTCACCTCGCTCCCGCTGCCCGGGCACCGATTGCTGGCGGTTGCGCACGACGTCACCGAGGCCCGCCGCACGGACCGCGTTCGCCGGGACTTCGTGGCCGACGCTTCCCACGAGATGAAGACTCCTGTCGCGGCAATCCTCGCCACCGCCGAGACGCTGGAAACAGCCATCACCGACGATCCCGAGGCAGCACACCGCTTCGCCGCAACCCTGGCGCGCGAGGCGCGCCGACTGACGGCGCTGGTTGGCGATTTGTTGGATTTGGCCCGCCTTGAACGACCGACCGAGCACGACCAAGACGTCGATTTGTCGGCGCTCGCGCGGAACGCGGCCGACGAGGCGCGCGCGCGCTGCGAGGAACGCGGGCTGTCATTCGAGGCCGAAATCGCCGAAGGGGCGCGCGCGCGCGGAAGTTCGGATGATTTCGCACTAATGATCCGAAATCTCCTGGACAATGCGGTCCGCTACACACCGACAAATGGAACCGTAGCGTTGCATCTGGCCACCCGAGAAGACGCGACGACGATCGAGGTGCGCGACACAGGAATCGGGATCCCGAGCAAGGACCTCCCCAGGATCTTCGAGCGCTTCTACCGGGTAGACGCGGCGCGATCCCGGGAAACCGGCGGCACGGGACTCGGACTCTCTATCGTCCGCCACGTCGCCGAAAGCCACGGTGGCTCGGTGCGCGCCCACAGTGAACTCGGGGTCGGCTCAATCTTCATCATCACCCTCCCGCGCGCCTGA
- the typA gene encoding translational GTPase TypA → MALIAHVDHGKTTLVDAMLRQTGVVKESSEDRIMDSNDLEREKGITILAKAASIVWRGITINLVDTPGHSDFGGEVERALTMVDGVLLLVDASEGPLPQTRYVLRKAMAQHLPSIVVLNKVDRKDARTSEVLDEIYELYFSLDAEDHHIDFPIISAVAREGRAIPGVGMPDENANLAPLLDAIVETIPPSGGDISAPLQALVTNLDASDYLGRLAIGRVIQGRMRAEKPVVVIGADGTGRPAKFTSLQKFSGLGRENTGHIDAGDLFIIAGFPEITIGDTVASPDDPIALPRLEVDEPVLTMTFGPSTSPLCGEGKYLTSRHIEDRLMREALGNVSIRVGRTDSADVLEVAGRGELQLAVLIETMRREGYEFQVSRPEVVTKSVGGSRHEPRERLTVDVPSEHVGTVTQIVAPRKGEITEIRPGDTGRSVVVFEAPARGLLGFRTLLLTMTQGTAVVHTEAAGWMPWAGDLPHRKGGAAVADRTGAATGYAMDNLQERVAFFVSPGDDVYEGMVVGENARAEDMVVNPTKEKQKSNMRTHSHDEAIKLEPPRELTVESAIEFIAGDELVEVTPSRLRIRKRILDRRARERATVA, encoded by the coding sequence GTGGCGCTGATCGCGCACGTCGACCACGGCAAGACCACGCTCGTGGACGCAATGCTGCGCCAGACCGGCGTAGTCAAGGAGTCGTCCGAAGACCGGATCATGGACTCCAACGACCTCGAGCGCGAGAAGGGGATCACGATCCTCGCAAAGGCCGCCTCGATCGTTTGGCGCGGGATCACGATCAACCTCGTGGACACACCCGGCCACTCCGACTTCGGCGGCGAGGTCGAGCGCGCGCTGACGATGGTGGACGGCGTACTGCTGTTGGTGGACGCGAGCGAAGGCCCGCTCCCGCAGACGCGCTACGTTCTGCGCAAGGCGATGGCGCAACACCTGCCGAGCATCGTGGTGCTGAACAAGGTGGACCGCAAGGACGCGCGCACGAGCGAAGTTCTCGACGAAATCTACGAGTTGTACTTCTCTCTGGACGCCGAAGACCACCACATCGACTTCCCGATCATCTCGGCGGTCGCGCGCGAAGGTCGCGCGATTCCCGGAGTCGGAATGCCGGACGAGAACGCCAACCTCGCGCCGCTGCTTGACGCGATCGTCGAAACGATTCCACCCTCGGGCGGCGACATCAGCGCGCCGCTGCAAGCACTGGTCACGAACCTCGACGCAAGCGACTACCTCGGACGCCTAGCGATCGGGCGCGTGATTCAAGGGCGCATGCGCGCCGAGAAGCCCGTCGTGGTTATCGGCGCCGACGGCACCGGGCGCCCGGCGAAGTTCACTTCGCTGCAGAAGTTCTCAGGCCTGGGTCGCGAGAACACCGGCCACATCGACGCAGGCGACCTGTTCATCATCGCCGGATTCCCCGAGATCACCATCGGTGACACGGTCGCCTCGCCGGACGATCCCATCGCGCTCCCGCGCCTCGAGGTGGACGAGCCGGTGCTGACGATGACCTTTGGGCCGAGCACCTCGCCGCTTTGCGGCGAAGGTAAGTACCTCACCAGCCGCCACATCGAAGACCGCTTGATGCGCGAAGCGCTCGGCAACGTCTCGATTCGTGTCGGCAGAACAGACAGCGCCGACGTGCTGGAAGTCGCCGGGCGAGGTGAACTGCAACTCGCCGTGTTGATCGAAACCATGCGCCGCGAGGGCTACGAATTCCAGGTTTCAAGGCCGGAAGTCGTCACCAAATCGGTGGGCGGATCCAGGCACGAACCGCGCGAGCGCCTCACCGTGGACGTGCCCTCCGAACACGTCGGCACCGTCACGCAGATCGTCGCACCGCGCAAGGGTGAGATCACCGAGATCCGTCCCGGCGACACCGGTCGGTCGGTCGTGGTATTCGAAGCGCCGGCGCGCGGACTGCTCGGCTTCCGCACGCTGCTTTTGACCATGACCCAAGGCACTGCCGTCGTTCACACCGAAGCCGCCGGATGGATGCCCTGGGCTGGAGACCTTCCCCACCGCAAGGGCGGTGCGGCCGTCGCCGACCGCACCGGTGCGGCCACCGGCTACGCGATGGACAACCTGCAGGAGCGCGTCGCGTTCTTCGTTAGTCCCGGTGACGACGTGTATGAGGGAATGGTCGTCGGCGAAAACGCGCGCGCCGAAGACATGGTCGTGAACCCCACCAAAGAAAAGCAGAAGAGCAACATGCGCACGCACTCGCACGACGAGGCGATCAAGCTGGAGCCGCCGCGCGAGCTGACCGTCGAGAGCGCGATCGAGTTCATCGCCGGCGACGAGCTGGTCGAAGTCACACCGTCGAGACTGCGTATCCGCAAACGGATCCTGGACCGCCGCGCGCGCGAGCGCGCGACCGTCGCCTAG
- a CDS encoding HAD hydrolase-like protein: MSPLGHSTWTQSTGRRPPNLLLFDLDGTLSDPLEGISRCLNFALTNHGYPPRTPSDLTQYIGPPLDRAFSALVGTTDTREIGSLVAKYRERYAEVGFSENVLYPGIPQMLAHLSEAGVPMAVCTSKRADFADKILQMFSLLDHFRFVDGGDTGIEKWQQIAALRDKGMVGSASLMIGDRAVDVAAARRNGMEAGGVLWGYGSRTELESEAPRYLFHSPAEIVSMIGAEIASADEAGRPS, encoded by the coding sequence ATGAGCCCACTCGGACACTCCACTTGGACCCAATCAACCGGCCGTCGCCCGCCGAACCTTCTGCTCTTCGACCTTGACGGAACTTTGAGCGATCCGCTGGAGGGGATCTCTCGCTGCCTCAACTTCGCCCTGACCAACCACGGATACCCGCCTCGGACGCCGTCCGACTTGACGCAATACATCGGGCCGCCGCTCGACAGGGCGTTCTCCGCCCTCGTCGGTACAACCGACACTCGGGAGATCGGGAGTCTGGTGGCGAAGTACCGAGAGCGATACGCCGAAGTCGGGTTCTCGGAAAACGTTCTGTACCCGGGCATCCCACAGATGCTCGCGCACCTCAGCGAAGCCGGCGTCCCCATGGCCGTCTGCACCTCCAAACGCGCGGATTTCGCCGATAAGATCCTTCAGATGTTCAGCCTCTTGGATCACTTCCGCTTCGTCGACGGCGGCGACACCGGAATCGAGAAATGGCAGCAGATCGCGGCATTGCGCGACAAGGGCATGGTCGGCTCGGCCTCTCTCATGATCGGCGACCGAGCCGTCGACGTAGCGGCCGCGCGCCGCAACGGCATGGAAGCGGGCGGAGTTCTTTGGGGGTACGGCTCGCGGACGGAACTGGAGTCCGAGGCACCACGCTATCTATTCCACAGTCCGGCCGAGATCGTCTCCATGATCGGCGCGGAGATCGCATCGGCGGACGAGGCCGGAAGGCCATCGTGA